A region from the Halomonas piscis genome encodes:
- a CDS encoding MFS transporter, with amino-acid sequence MKHLEGVTRPQQYRALSFSTLAFTVCFAVWTIFSIIGVQIKQDLGLNETQFGILVATPVLTGSVSRIFLGIWTEQLGGRRVFSLLMLVTAACVFLLSYVESYAMFLVAALGVGLAGGSFIVGIAYTSYWFEKEAQGTALGIFGAGNAGAAVTNFAAPFLLLAVGWERTAVVYAAVLAVMAVVFWLFTQEDPLTRTRRGEGGKATSARAQLEPLKHIQVWRFSLYYFFVFGAFVALASYLPRYYVGAYDISIALAGTLTALYSLPASVFRALGGWLSDRYGARAIMYLTFIASLICLFLLAYPETRYVVQGKEGEIAFSLAMPLWGVVMLTMLLGFFMSLGKAAVYKHIPVYYPHNVGSVGGLVGMIGGLGGFFLPILFGAVLDLTGIWTSSYMVLFLLVAVSLVWMHGAIRRMERQRVPELGEERYRYLPELQEPAQAYAKQQQSSQPGN; translated from the coding sequence ATGAAACATCTCGAAGGGGTCACCCGGCCCCAGCAGTACCGAGCTCTGTCGTTCAGCACGCTGGCGTTCACGGTCTGCTTTGCGGTCTGGACCATCTTTTCCATCATCGGCGTGCAGATCAAACAGGATCTGGGGCTCAACGAGACCCAGTTCGGTATTCTGGTGGCCACGCCGGTGCTGACCGGCTCCGTCAGCCGCATTTTCCTGGGGATCTGGACCGAACAGCTGGGCGGACGGCGCGTCTTCAGCCTGCTGATGCTGGTCACGGCCGCCTGTGTTTTTTTACTCTCCTACGTCGAATCCTACGCCATGTTCCTGGTCGCCGCTCTCGGCGTGGGCCTGGCCGGGGGCTCTTTCATCGTCGGCATTGCCTACACTTCCTACTGGTTCGAAAAAGAAGCGCAGGGCACGGCGCTGGGTATCTTCGGCGCCGGCAATGCCGGGGCGGCGGTGACCAATTTTGCCGCTCCCTTTCTGCTGCTGGCAGTAGGCTGGGAACGTACCGCGGTGGTCTATGCCGCGGTGCTGGCGGTGATGGCCGTCGTCTTCTGGCTCTTCACCCAGGAGGATCCGCTAACGCGCACCCGGCGCGGCGAAGGCGGTAAAGCGACCTCTGCCCGGGCGCAGCTGGAACCGCTCAAGCATATCCAGGTGTGGCGCTTTTCCCTCTACTATTTCTTCGTCTTTGGCGCTTTCGTGGCGCTCGCCTCCTACCTGCCGCGCTATTACGTCGGGGCCTACGACATCAGTATCGCCCTGGCGGGCACCCTGACGGCCCTCTACTCTCTTCCCGCCAGCGTCTTCCGCGCTCTCGGCGGCTGGCTGTCGGACCGCTACGGCGCGCGCGCCATCATGTACCTGACGTTCATTGCCTCGCTGATCTGTTTGTTTTTGCTCGCCTACCCCGAGACGCGCTATGTGGTCCAGGGCAAGGAAGGCGAAATCGCCTTCTCCCTGGCGATGCCGCTGTGGGGCGTGGTGATGCTGACCATGCTGCTGGGCTTTTTCATGTCGCTGGGCAAGGCCGCGGTCTACAAGCACATCCCCGTCTACTACCCGCACAACGTCGGCTCGGTGGGCGGCCTGGTAGGCATGATCGGCGGGCTTGGCGGCTTTTTCCTGCCGATTCTGTTCGGCGCCGTGCTCGACCTGACCGGCATCTGGACCAGCTCTTACATGGTGCTGTTTCTGCTGGTAGCGGTATCGCTGGTCTGGATGCACGGCGCGATTCGCCGCATGGAGCGCCAGCGCGTGCCGGAACTTGGCGAAGAGCGCTACCGCTACCTGCCCGAGCTTCAGGAGCCGGCGCAGGCATACGCCAAACAGCAACAGAGCAGCCAACCCGGCAACTGA
- a CDS encoding DksA/TraR family C4-type zinc finger protein: protein MAGGWARDGAVQDQIDASVEDAVERARSGLHAGDSAEFCEECDAPIPQARREAIPGVQLCIHCQAEAEKRQTASSGINRRASKDSQLR from the coding sequence ATGGCAGGCGGCTGGGCGCGCGACGGCGCCGTACAGGATCAGATTGACGCAAGCGTTGAAGACGCCGTGGAGCGTGCCAGAAGCGGTCTGCACGCCGGCGACTCGGCAGAGTTTTGCGAAGAGTGCGACGCGCCGATACCCCAGGCGCGACGCGAAGCCATCCCCGGCGTACAGCTGTGCATTCACTGCCAGGCCGAAGCGGAAAAGCGCCAGACCGCTTCGAGCGGCATCAACCGGCGGGCCAGTAAAGACAGCCAGCTGCGCTAG
- a CDS encoding NUDIX hydrolase, giving the protein MAEKQQQTQQSGAVRPVPAVISVVVKGESVLLVKRSKPPDAGRWGFPGGKIEPGETVHEAAVRELCEETGLSAAAERVLTALDVLDRDAGAVLKHHFVLIAVLCRDPEGSLVAASDALDARWFRLDEIENPALATSASVIDLAREAVAG; this is encoded by the coding sequence ATGGCAGAGAAGCAGCAACAGACGCAGCAGAGCGGTGCCGTACGGCCGGTGCCGGCCGTTATCTCGGTGGTGGTCAAGGGCGAATCCGTGCTGCTGGTCAAGCGCTCAAAGCCGCCGGATGCGGGCCGCTGGGGCTTTCCCGGAGGCAAGATCGAGCCGGGGGAAACGGTGCACGAGGCCGCGGTGCGCGAGCTTTGCGAAGAAACCGGGCTGAGCGCCGCCGCCGAGCGCGTGCTCACCGCCCTCGACGTGCTCGACCGCGATGCCGGCGCCGTACTCAAGCACCACTTCGTACTCATCGCCGTGCTCTGCCGCGACCCCGAAGGTAGCCTCGTCGCCGCCAGCGATGCCCTGGACGCCCGCTGGTTCCGTCTCGACGAGATCGAAAACCCTGCCCTTGCCACCAGCGCCAGCGTGATCGATCTGGCCCGGGAAGCGGTGGCGGGCTAG
- a CDS encoding LysR substrate-binding domain-containing protein, translated as MPSFFMSALPPLIWLQAFESAARTLSFTAAGQELGVTQAAISQRVRLLEDRLGQRLFVRHPRSLSLTPAGQAWLPSLQDGFARLTEGTREVFGDASDAPVTLRTTPVVQQNWLAPRLPAFRRQHPEVALRLVSAIWPDDFGPEGADLEIRYGEGAWPGMEALPLGGETLLPVCAPALAETIARPEDLAAHTLLHAAGFAVGWPSWLDAVGAPALSSRCAPLICDTQTMTLALAAQGEGVALTHHRLVEHRQDLAIALDRPIESDEGFWLVRPVRPRAQPEAALLWDWLKDRLGASSLGE; from the coding sequence ATGCCGAGCTTTTTCATGAGCGCGCTGCCGCCGCTGATATGGCTACAGGCCTTCGAGTCTGCCGCCCGCACGCTGAGCTTTACCGCGGCCGGCCAGGAGCTGGGGGTGACCCAGGCGGCCATCAGCCAGCGCGTGCGCCTGCTCGAGGATCGCCTGGGCCAGCGGCTCTTTGTCCGTCACCCGCGCAGCCTGAGCCTGACCCCGGCAGGGCAGGCGTGGCTGCCAAGCCTGCAGGACGGTTTTGCCCGGCTGACCGAAGGCACCCGAGAAGTGTTTGGCGACGCCAGCGATGCGCCGGTTACCCTGCGCACCACGCCGGTGGTGCAGCAGAACTGGCTGGCACCGCGACTGCCCGCCTTCAGGCGGCAGCACCCCGAGGTGGCGCTGCGCCTCGTCAGCGCCATCTGGCCGGACGATTTCGGCCCCGAGGGCGCCGATCTGGAGATACGCTATGGTGAAGGTGCCTGGCCCGGCATGGAGGCGCTGCCGCTTGGCGGCGAAACCCTGCTGCCGGTGTGCGCCCCGGCGCTGGCCGAGACGATCGCGCGGCCGGAAGATCTGGCGGCGCACACCCTGCTGCACGCGGCGGGGTTTGCCGTCGGCTGGCCCAGCTGGCTGGATGCCGTGGGGGCGCCGGCGCTTTCCTCGCGCTGCGCGCCGCTGATCTGCGATACTCAGACGATGACGCTGGCGCTTGCGGCCCAGGGGGAGGGCGTCGCTCTGACCCATCATCGCCTGGTGGAACACCGCCAGGATCTGGCGATTGCGCTCGACCGGCCGATAGAAAGCGACGAAGGCTTCTGGCTGGTGCGCCCGGTGCGCCCGCGGGCGCAACCGGAGGCCGCGCTGCTCTGGGACTGGCTCAAGGACCGGCTCGGCGCGTCCAGTCTGGGAGAGTAA
- a CDS encoding TauD/TfdA family dioxygenase: MTDTAEQRPVLPMGELSDYAGGPALKRAEPDSDRLTLTWESGEQAAFSLTWLRDHCPCAECRHAKTRERLTIPLEPPVHAPRARLIEGNLELGWADDHQSRFDAGWLYQRRPGQAPGDTLPARRPWADGFQPASVDHADFVGSADGERAWLGALLRDGLVLLKNGPLADEEVSRLAERIGPLRPTNFGARFDVRSKPNPNNAAYTAIGLAPHTDLPNWRQPPDIQLLYCLENDADGGESTFSDGFAAARTLRERSPEAFRMLSETPIDFRFQDEDHDIVWRAPILTLDAGGNLLEVRFNNWIRDTLHLPPEQADAWYQAYREFWHLVHEPDQQLEFSLAPGQMVAFDNRRMLHGRKAFNPESGRRHLQGTYLDLDLLESRWRVLARQA, translated from the coding sequence ATGACCGACACCGCCGAACAGCGCCCCGTTCTGCCCATGGGCGAGCTGAGCGATTACGCCGGTGGGCCCGCCCTCAAGCGCGCCGAGCCCGACAGCGATCGTCTCACCCTGACCTGGGAAAGCGGCGAGCAGGCGGCCTTTTCCCTGACCTGGCTGCGCGATCACTGCCCCTGCGCCGAGTGCCGGCACGCCAAGACCCGAGAGCGGCTGACGATTCCCCTCGAGCCTCCCGTGCACGCGCCCCGGGCACGGCTGATCGAGGGCAACCTTGAACTGGGCTGGGCTGACGACCACCAGAGCCGCTTCGACGCCGGCTGGCTCTACCAGCGCCGTCCCGGCCAGGCGCCGGGCGATACGCTCCCCGCGCGCCGTCCCTGGGCCGACGGCTTTCAGCCGGCAAGCGTCGACCACGCCGACTTTGTCGGCAGCGCCGACGGCGAGCGCGCCTGGCTTGGTGCCCTGCTGCGCGACGGCCTGGTTCTGCTGAAAAACGGCCCCCTGGCCGACGAAGAGGTCAGCCGCCTGGCCGAGCGCATCGGCCCGCTGCGCCCGACCAACTTCGGCGCGCGGTTCGACGTGCGCTCCAAGCCCAACCCCAACAACGCCGCCTATACGGCGATCGGCCTGGCGCCGCATACGGACCTGCCCAACTGGCGCCAGCCGCCGGACATTCAGCTGCTCTACTGCCTGGAAAACGACGCCGACGGCGGCGAATCCACCTTCAGCGACGGCTTTGCCGCTGCCCGGACGCTCCGCGAGCGCTCGCCGGAAGCGTTCCGGATGCTCAGCGAAACGCCCATCGACTTTCGTTTCCAGGACGAGGACCACGACATTGTCTGGCGGGCGCCCATCCTCACGCTGGACGCCGGGGGCAACCTGCTCGAGGTGCGCTTCAACAACTGGATTCGCGACACCCTGCACCTGCCCCCGGAGCAGGCCGACGCCTGGTATCAGGCCTACCGCGAGTTCTGGCACCTGGTGCACGAGCCCGACCAGCAGCTAGAGTTTTCCCTGGCCCCCGGGCAAATGGTCGCCTTCGACAACCGCCGCATGCTCCACGGGCGCAAGGCCTTCAATCCGGAAAGCGGCCGGCGGCACCTCCAGGGCACCTACCTGGATCTTGACCTGCTGGAGTCCCGCTGGCGGGTGCTGGCGCGCCAGGCGTAA
- a CDS encoding ABC transporter substrate-binding protein, whose translation MSLPLTLGLAGPAQSDDGTVDIGVPAWPGITVKTAIASQLLEPMGYSVNAQEVGIQIIYQGLDSGDMDVFLGGWLPAQEPLYTPLDESGAITTVVNNVDGAQMTLVVPDYLYDQGIQSFADLDENRDLFDGKIHSFGAGSAASQVLDKAIDNDAWGLGDWQIMDTSVVAMLGAARNAIEREEPIVWVGWRPHWMNLDFDMRYLDDPKDLFGENNGESQVLTLMRTPYADAHPNLVDFFDGFTFSAEEQSWMINEFGQKERAPDAVAREWLQDHPERVQAMLEDVTTRDGDPAWPAVKADL comes from the coding sequence ATGTCCCTCCCCCTGACGCTGGGCCTCGCCGGCCCGGCCCAAAGCGATGACGGCACCGTCGACATCGGCGTGCCCGCCTGGCCCGGCATCACCGTCAAGACCGCAATCGCCAGCCAGCTTCTTGAGCCGATGGGCTATAGCGTCAACGCCCAGGAAGTAGGTATCCAGATCATCTACCAGGGGCTCGACAGCGGCGACATGGACGTGTTTCTGGGTGGCTGGCTGCCCGCCCAGGAGCCGCTCTATACGCCGCTCGACGAAAGCGGCGCGATCACCACCGTGGTCAATAACGTCGACGGCGCCCAGATGACGCTGGTCGTGCCCGACTACCTCTACGATCAGGGCATCCAGAGCTTCGCCGATCTGGACGAGAATCGGGATCTCTTTGACGGCAAGATCCACAGCTTTGGTGCCGGCTCGGCTGCCAGCCAGGTGCTCGACAAGGCCATCGACAACGACGCCTGGGGGCTCGGCGACTGGCAGATAATGGATACCAGCGTAGTGGCCATGCTCGGCGCGGCGCGCAACGCCATCGAACGCGAAGAGCCCATTGTCTGGGTCGGCTGGCGCCCCCACTGGATGAACCTCGACTTTGACATGCGCTATCTCGATGACCCCAAGGACCTGTTCGGCGAGAACAACGGCGAAAGCCAGGTACTGACGTTGATGCGCACGCCCTATGCCGACGCTCACCCCAACCTGGTCGACTTTTTTGACGGTTTCACCTTCTCCGCCGAGGAGCAGAGCTGGATGATCAACGAGTTCGGACAAAAGGAACGCGCCCCGGACGCTGTCGCCCGGGAATGGCTACAGGATCACCCTGAGCGCGTCCAAGCCATGCTGGAAGACGTGACGACACGCGACGGCGACCCGGCCTGGCCGGCGGTCAAGGCCGACCTTTAA
- a CDS encoding ABC transporter substrate-binding protein produces the protein MTLTSAQRRPLMNGVLSTGLLALLAVPVAQAASDETSTLDEVRFGVPPWPGITVKSEVASQLLEALGYDTQQRQLAVSVILNALSQGDLEAYLAGWYPQERDMLAPLLEEGSVIEIVDNIPSAITGIAVTDNAWQAGVRSITDLDEHADRFGSRIYGIEAGSGINDAVLSVIDEGRFGLGDWQLQESSASAMLAQVGQKVEKDEWAAFIGWQPHWMNVAYDMHYLEDADNSGAAELEGHVATVVRADLEELDPNVARFFEQFVVGSEVQSEWVNAYSREERGAEEVAGEWITAHEDTVAEWLDGVTTRDGDPAMEAVRDRLL, from the coding sequence ATGACTCTGACTTCCGCCCAACGACGCCCGCTGATGAACGGCGTCCTCTCGACTGGCCTTCTCGCCCTGCTGGCAGTGCCTGTCGCCCAGGCCGCCTCGGACGAGACAAGCACCCTGGACGAAGTGCGCTTCGGCGTTCCTCCCTGGCCGGGCATTACGGTCAAGAGCGAAGTCGCCAGCCAGCTTCTCGAGGCGCTCGGCTACGACACCCAGCAGCGCCAGCTGGCCGTCAGCGTGATCCTCAACGCCCTCTCCCAGGGCGACCTCGAAGCCTATCTGGCCGGCTGGTATCCCCAGGAGCGGGACATGCTGGCGCCGCTGCTCGAGGAAGGCTCGGTCATCGAGATTGTCGACAACATCCCGTCGGCGATCACCGGCATCGCCGTCACCGACAACGCCTGGCAGGCGGGCGTGCGCAGCATCACCGACCTTGACGAGCATGCGGATCGCTTCGGCAGCCGCATCTACGGCATTGAGGCCGGTTCGGGCATCAACGACGCCGTTCTCAGCGTCATCGACGAAGGCCGCTTCGGACTCGGCGACTGGCAGCTGCAGGAATCCAGCGCCTCGGCCATGCTGGCCCAGGTGGGCCAGAAGGTCGAGAAGGACGAATGGGCCGCCTTCATCGGCTGGCAGCCGCACTGGATGAACGTGGCCTACGACATGCACTACCTCGAGGATGCCGACAATTCCGGCGCCGCCGAGCTGGAAGGCCACGTGGCCACGGTAGTGCGCGCCGACCTCGAGGAGCTGGATCCCAACGTCGCGCGCTTCTTCGAGCAGTTTGTCGTAGGCAGCGAGGTACAAAGCGAATGGGTCAACGCCTACTCGCGTGAGGAGCGCGGTGCCGAAGAGGTCGCCGGCGAGTGGATCACCGCCCACGAGGATACCGTCGCCGAATGGCTTGACGGCGTTACCACCCGCGACGGCGACCCCGCCATGGAAGCGGTACGCGATCGGCTGCTGTAG